A window of Leptospira brenneri contains these coding sequences:
- the secG gene encoding preprotein translocase subunit SecG encodes MGFFAGTILTLFILLSLFLILLVMIQTGKGGSAGMLGGSTASQSVFGASTADVMTKTTRVAAILFIVLSLALSFVFAKKDEVLVPDLEPSLEAPVETDGTTPEVPAPTTP; translated from the coding sequence ATGGGATTTTTTGCAGGAACCATCCTCACACTATTTATTCTACTCTCACTCTTTCTCATCCTTCTTGTCATGATCCAAACCGGAAAAGGTGGAAGCGCAGGAATGTTAGGTGGATCAACCGCGAGCCAATCGGTATTCGGTGCCTCCACAGCTGATGTAATGACAAAAACCACTCGCGTTGCAGCGATTCTTTTTATCGTTCTATCACTTGCACTTTCCTTTGTTTTTGCCAAAAAAGATGAAGTTTTAGTTCCCGATCTAGAACCAAGTTTAGAAGCTCCGGTAGAAACTGATGGAACTACTCCCGAAGTACCGGCTCCTACTACTCCTTAA
- the lepB gene encoding signal peptidase I, with product MSKSKNKVPFKTRLYAFLIPLFLGLVFAVLFKYYVITPVHIPNQFMEPTLKKGSTAYFNRLFRVKQLGIGDVVLVRSPLDPESFLIARIVGKPGDTIYVQKRMVFRNGSLLDPTSFPESSPGEIPLIPQGKTESDDLPKLTVSEKSFFLLADNRELGVDSRTLGVVPENQIIATLW from the coding sequence ATGTCTAAATCTAAAAACAAAGTTCCATTCAAAACAAGATTGTATGCTTTTCTGATCCCGCTCTTTCTAGGACTCGTATTTGCAGTTCTGTTTAAGTATTACGTAATCACTCCTGTTCATATTCCGAATCAGTTTATGGAACCCACTCTAAAAAAAGGATCCACCGCTTACTTCAATCGTTTGTTTCGGGTCAAACAATTAGGGATTGGTGATGTAGTGCTCGTTCGTTCTCCTCTGGATCCAGAGTCCTTTTTAATCGCAAGGATCGTTGGAAAACCAGGGGATACCATTTATGTTCAAAAACGTATGGTCTTTCGAAATGGATCATTACTTGACCCAACCAGTTTTCCAGAATCTTCTCCGGGAGAGATTCCTCTCATCCCACAAGGAAAAACAGAATCAGATGATCTGCCGAAACTCACTGTTTCTGAAAAATCTTTTTTCTTACTCGCAGACAACCGCGAACTCGGAGTGGATTCGAGAACTTTAGGTGTCGTTCCAGAAAACCAAATCATTGCAACTCTATGGTAA
- the gap gene encoding type I glyceraldehyde-3-phosphate dehydrogenase, producing MVKIAINGFGRIGRLVLRSGIKDPNLEFVAINDLVTPDNLSYLFKYDSTHGRFDGEVSHTDNEIIIDGKKVKTFSERDPEKLPWKELGVDFVIESTGLFTDRVGAEKHIKAGAKKVVISAPAKDKDIPTFVMGVNHEKYDSAKDNVVSNASCTTNCLAPITKVVLDNFGIVEGLMTTIHAMTATQPTVDGPSKKDFRGGRGAAQNIIPASTGAAKAVGLCIPEVNGKLTGMSFRVPTPDVSVVDLTVRTEKPTSLAEIKKKMKEASEGSMKGILGYTEDMVVSNDFLGDIRSSIFDADACIELSSTFFKLVSWYDNEMGYSNRVLDLVRYMAKKG from the coding sequence ATGGTAAAAATCGCAATCAATGGTTTTGGTCGCATTGGACGTCTAGTACTTCGATCCGGAATCAAAGATCCCAATCTGGAATTTGTCGCAATCAATGACCTTGTGACACCGGACAATCTTTCTTATCTTTTCAAATATGACTCCACTCACGGTCGCTTTGACGGTGAAGTTTCCCACACAGACAATGAAATCATTATCGATGGTAAAAAAGTAAAAACCTTCTCGGAAAGAGATCCTGAAAAACTCCCATGGAAAGAACTCGGAGTGGACTTCGTCATTGAATCGACTGGTCTTTTTACTGACCGAGTGGGTGCTGAAAAACACATCAAAGCAGGGGCTAAAAAAGTTGTGATCTCAGCTCCAGCAAAAGACAAAGATATCCCTACTTTTGTAATGGGTGTGAACCATGAAAAATACGATTCTGCAAAAGACAATGTAGTATCCAATGCATCTTGTACAACTAACTGCCTCGCTCCGATCACAAAAGTGGTTCTTGACAACTTTGGAATCGTAGAAGGTCTGATGACTACCATCCACGCGATGACAGCAACCCAACCAACCGTAGACGGACCTTCTAAAAAAGACTTCCGTGGTGGTCGTGGTGCCGCTCAAAACATCATCCCAGCATCCACTGGTGCTGCAAAAGCAGTAGGACTTTGTATCCCAGAAGTGAACGGAAAACTCACAGGTATGAGTTTCCGAGTTCCGACTCCAGACGTATCAGTTGTGGACTTAACCGTTCGTACAGAAAAACCAACTAGCCTTGCTGAAATCAAAAAGAAAATGAAAGAAGCAAGTGAAGGTTCCATGAAAGGAATCCTTGGTTACACTGAGGATATGGTTGTTTCTAACGACTTCCTCGGAGACATTCGTTCTTCTATTTTTGATGCAGATGCTTGTATTGAACTTAGCTCCACTTTTTTCAAACTAGTATCTTGGTATGACAATGAGATGGGATACTCCAACCGAGTTTTAGATCTCGTACGTTACATGGCAAAAAAAGGCTAA
- a CDS encoding methyl-accepting chemotaxis protein, protein MIKFIIFGLEGFNYGIGVPTLLAYIYFFTEWSGEEFQTILISTAIAVFFILGFCISFYWIRFAPVSRIGRPEATKRDHKLAYFWLDHLGRVAIIDMIIRYAIGFLFVLGALLFYLRSTNFVLMSEMAIGLFLTLAITVIFQSIFIDYVENKFNIKGILLNIRNDHTRHINTRKLSRNLGFQTVLSFFAAILILFIINYRMNFRQELNLVNTSMEQSVMDSETLMRVTLVDFRDRLTLSIFAENKLKDQIIKKDVQAIRAVLNEIQLKSTNHAVEALFYYKPEDGIFVSTNEYNRTKTGSVFFIEDVDLAKQGPLRHTSIRSRVSGDIISPYTLPVYQNDQFLGYVGGFLNIGKLSSFILGNIKIGLSGKVGFFDGDGTIVYYSNKKEIGNNAKAKLVFDLPFQNENALGFVDSTEDGTLKRIFFVKNPEFNYVIFSIFENTELYEKTLVSLFTTLGISIVVVLFIGIITVLVIESKLKPLERIRTRIAEMVKGNLQSDFYDSSRDEIGSMANAMFDFQTKLRQIVNKTQTVSNELTNTSSDIYESMLSLSDAAQNQAASSEEISASVEEITAGIESVAQRTETQSFTLVSLMKKMTELNEAVSEIDKKFQVADTRVEEITNDAKLGEKSLSEMKLSMDNIYQSSSEMTNVVEIIHNISEQINLLALNAAIEAARAGVAGRGFAVVADEISKLAEKTAKSIDDIEELIKQNEGEIKQGQEKIDQSIVILSETISGVNSINQMTKEIRTVVQKQIETNEEVNEGVTQIRELSEMIKEATDEQKMAMLEISRSMAEINTHAQTTAMSSEGTKSSSQNMNQLSESLRREINYFHV, encoded by the coding sequence ATGATCAAATTTATAATTTTTGGTCTAGAAGGTTTTAATTACGGAATCGGTGTCCCCACTCTCCTTGCTTATATTTATTTTTTTACAGAATGGTCAGGAGAAGAATTTCAAACGATTCTAATTTCGACCGCTATTGCCGTTTTTTTCATCCTAGGATTTTGTATTAGTTTTTATTGGATTCGGTTTGCTCCCGTTTCGCGAATCGGAAGACCAGAAGCAACAAAACGCGATCACAAATTAGCTTACTTTTGGTTGGATCATTTGGGACGTGTCGCCATCATCGATATGATCATCCGGTATGCGATTGGATTTTTGTTTGTTTTAGGAGCCCTTCTCTTTTACTTGAGATCAACAAACTTTGTCCTTATGAGTGAAATGGCTATCGGTTTATTTCTCACTCTTGCCATTACCGTCATCTTTCAATCCATCTTCATTGATTATGTAGAAAATAAATTTAATATCAAAGGAATCCTCCTCAACATTCGAAATGATCATACAAGGCATATCAATACAAGAAAACTTTCCCGAAACTTAGGATTCCAAACGGTTCTTTCCTTTTTTGCAGCGATTCTTATTTTATTTATCATCAACTATCGGATGAATTTCAGGCAAGAATTGAATTTGGTCAATACCAGCATGGAACAATCCGTGATGGACTCAGAGACCTTAATGCGAGTGACTCTTGTTGACTTTCGGGACAGGCTCACCCTTTCCATTTTTGCAGAAAATAAATTAAAAGACCAAATCATAAAAAAAGACGTTCAAGCCATTCGAGCTGTCTTAAACGAAATCCAGTTAAAAAGTACAAACCATGCCGTCGAAGCATTATTCTATTACAAACCAGAAGACGGGATTTTTGTCTCAACCAATGAATATAATCGGACAAAAACTGGTTCTGTATTTTTTATCGAAGATGTAGATCTAGCCAAACAAGGTCCACTTAGACATACGAGCATTCGTTCTCGTGTCTCAGGTGATATTATCTCTCCTTATACACTTCCCGTTTACCAAAATGATCAGTTTCTCGGTTATGTAGGTGGATTTTTAAACATTGGTAAACTTTCCAGTTTCATTTTGGGGAATATCAAAATTGGACTTTCTGGTAAGGTTGGATTTTTTGATGGAGATGGAACGATCGTCTACTACTCAAACAAAAAAGAAATCGGAAACAACGCCAAAGCGAAGTTAGTTTTTGATCTTCCTTTCCAAAATGAAAATGCGCTCGGTTTTGTTGACTCTACGGAAGATGGAACTTTAAAAAGAATTTTCTTTGTAAAAAACCCTGAGTTCAATTATGTTATTTTTTCTATTTTCGAAAACACAGAGTTGTATGAAAAAACATTAGTCAGTTTGTTCACCACTCTCGGGATCTCCATTGTTGTGGTTTTATTCATTGGAATCATTACGGTTCTAGTGATAGAATCCAAACTAAAACCATTAGAACGAATTCGAACAAGAATTGCAGAGATGGTCAAAGGCAATTTACAATCTGATTTTTATGACTCGAGTCGAGACGAAATTGGAAGTATGGCGAATGCCATGTTTGATTTTCAAACGAAACTTAGACAGATTGTCAATAAAACTCAAACGGTCTCGAACGAACTCACAAATACCAGTTCCGATATTTATGAATCTATGTTATCTCTTTCCGATGCCGCGCAGAACCAAGCAGCAAGTAGTGAAGAAATTTCAGCTTCAGTGGAAGAAATCACCGCAGGAATAGAAAGTGTAGCCCAAAGGACAGAAACCCAATCCTTTACATTAGTTTCTCTTATGAAAAAGATGACAGAACTGAATGAGGCAGTTTCTGAGATCGATAAAAAGTTCCAAGTTGCTGACACAAGAGTCGAAGAAATCACAAACGATGCAAAGTTAGGTGAAAAATCTTTAAGTGAGATGAAACTCTCGATGGATAATATTTATCAGTCCTCTTCGGAGATGACAAATGTTGTCGAAATCATCCATAACATATCAGAACAAATCAATTTACTAGCACTGAATGCCGCCATAGAAGCAGCAAGAGCCGGTGTCGCAGGAAGAGGTTTTGCCGTAGTTGCCGATGAAATCTCAAAACTCGCCGAAAAAACCGCAAAATCGATTGATGACATTGAAGAACTCATCAAACAAAATGAAGGGGAAATCAAACAAGGTCAGGAAAAAATTGACCAGTCCATCGTCATTTTAAGCGAAACGATTTCTGGTGTGAACTCGATCAACCAAATGACAAAAGAAATTCGTACAGTCGTCCAAAAACAAATTGAAACCAATGAAGAAGTCAACGAAGGTGTCACTCAAATTCGCGAACTTTCCGAAATGATCAAGGAAGCAACCGACGAACAAAAGATGGCGATGTTAGAAATTTCGAGATCAATGGCAGAAATCAATACCCATGCGCAAACCACTGCCATGTCGAGTGAAGGAACCAAATCTAGTTCTCAAAACATGAACCAACTTTCTGAAAGTTTACGAAGAGAGATCAATTATTTCCATGTCTAA
- a CDS encoding LIC_12097 family sensor histidine kinase, which produces MPDSQNKDSSSVEKVAEKARELEAIYDVVQDPLVLIDSDFNIQRANLATILFAKNNKYDELLDRKCYEVLYQRTDICPYCPKINVKSKEKNQTYSTPITREIFFRSEDKKQTLFLEFYPYPKQEDLFWMVEKISDVTKQREKEEESFRMRNLASLGILISGIAHELNNPLTGISLTLQNLKANWQNQPPEQIEKRLDMIKNDISRAAIIVSDIISFAKTDKVKVTLGDIVETINRAKDTVIRLYPHLSKNIVWRISCDHDYQFPFHPGKMERLFMNLFRNSLQAFDYRPGEISIELRKTKNWLHIIVEDNAGGIPDPIIQKIFDPFFTSNKSGTGTGLGLSICHSIVKEHDGNISVKSVEQKTRFTISFPLTNDITEQNP; this is translated from the coding sequence TTGCCTGACTCACAGAATAAGGACTCTTCATCTGTAGAAAAAGTGGCAGAAAAGGCACGTGAACTGGAAGCCATTTATGATGTGGTCCAAGATCCACTGGTTCTCATTGATTCAGATTTTAATATCCAAAGAGCAAACTTAGCAACCATTCTCTTTGCTAAAAATAATAAATACGACGAACTCCTTGACCGCAAATGTTACGAGGTTTTATACCAACGAACAGACATTTGTCCCTATTGTCCCAAAATCAACGTAAAATCAAAAGAAAAAAATCAAACCTACTCGACTCCCATCACTAGAGAGATTTTTTTTAGATCAGAAGATAAAAAACAAACATTATTTTTGGAGTTTTACCCTTACCCCAAACAAGAAGATCTATTTTGGATGGTGGAAAAAATTTCTGATGTGACGAAACAAAGAGAAAAAGAAGAAGAATCCTTTCGGATGCGTAACCTTGCCTCTCTTGGAATTCTAATTTCAGGGATTGCACACGAATTAAATAACCCACTTACAGGAATTAGCTTAACACTACAAAACCTAAAGGCAAATTGGCAAAACCAACCACCTGAACAAATTGAAAAACGTTTGGATATGATCAAAAATGATATCTCTCGTGCAGCCATTATTGTTTCGGATATCATTTCTTTTGCCAAAACCGATAAAGTCAAAGTCACACTAGGAGACATCGTAGAAACCATCAACCGCGCAAAAGATACAGTGATTCGTCTTTATCCTCACTTAAGTAAAAACATTGTTTGGCGGATCTCTTGTGATCATGATTACCAATTCCCCTTCCATCCAGGAAAGATGGAGCGGTTATTTATGAATTTATTTCGAAACTCACTTCAAGCATTCGATTATAGACCTGGCGAAATTTCAATAGAACTTAGAAAAACAAAAAACTGGCTCCATATCATTGTAGAGGACAACGCCGGAGGAATTCCAGATCCTATCATCCAAAAGATTTTTGATCCATTTTTTACGAGTAATAAATCAGGAACAGGAACCGGGCTTGGACTTTCTATCTGCCATTCCATTGTCAAAGAACATGATGGTAATATATCCGTGAAGTCTGTTGAACAGAAAACTCGTTTTACCATTTCCTTTCCCCTTACCAATGATATCACGGAGCAAAATCCATGA
- a CDS encoding GAF domain-containing sensor histidine kinase, giving the protein MKGLEKELNRARAEQRILAQVSSHPAIRSGEILIFARFITKSVSELLGIERVGVWLFNETKDELLNVDTFFLSKGEHGSGGILKEQEFREEFQYLVTEKYVDASDPYTDPRTKGFIESYLKPNNITAMLDGVIRMGEELIGTLCFEHVGKPHSWEENEIIFCSQLGDQIALTVSNLRKNEINKELQAREKELRELNESLERLVEERTKNLKITNAELEVTITSLQKTQAQLILSEKMASLGQLVAGIAHEINNPIAAIHASAQNLKQSLFDSELSLFQKELKDLLPSLEKQKLFLNCLDVLKTRVEMVSGKERMRRRKEIESWLKSKSIPESFSYQLIDSGFELPILEEFEILFQDSDVFAIVSLLAEEITVYQSLSIMQLAVERASKMTFALKNFARFEVSSSPVRTNLEENIETVITLYQNQFKKKVTLVREYASIPLIEGYPEELLHLWTNLIYNGLQAMTFFGEMKIRTEVFQGMVRVTVEDSGSGIPFDVQSRIFEPFFTTKPSGEGSGLGLDICRKIVERHNGRIHFETRPGKTKFFVDLPFFLKT; this is encoded by the coding sequence ATGAAAGGCTTAGAAAAAGAGCTCAACCGGGCACGAGCGGAACAAAGGATTTTGGCCCAGGTCTCCTCCCATCCAGCCATCCGTTCTGGAGAAATCCTTATATTCGCTAGGTTCATTACAAAATCAGTTTCCGAGCTTTTGGGAATCGAACGTGTTGGTGTTTGGCTTTTTAACGAAACCAAAGATGAGCTACTGAATGTGGATACTTTTTTCTTAAGTAAAGGCGAACATGGCTCAGGGGGCATTTTAAAAGAACAGGAATTTCGTGAAGAGTTTCAATACCTTGTGACAGAAAAATATGTAGATGCAAGTGATCCCTATACAGACCCAAGAACCAAAGGGTTTATTGAGTCGTATTTAAAACCAAATAACATTACAGCGATGTTAGACGGGGTGATTCGGATGGGAGAAGAGTTAATCGGCACTTTATGTTTTGAACATGTAGGGAAACCTCATAGTTGGGAAGAGAATGAAATCATTTTTTGTAGCCAATTGGGAGATCAAATTGCACTCACAGTTAGTAATTTACGGAAAAATGAAATCAATAAAGAATTACAAGCTAGGGAAAAGGAACTTCGTGAATTAAATGAAAGTTTGGAAAGGTTGGTTGAAGAACGGACAAAGAACCTGAAAATAACAAATGCAGAATTAGAAGTTACCATTACCAGTTTACAAAAAACACAAGCCCAGTTGATTTTATCCGAAAAAATGGCAAGTCTTGGTCAATTAGTTGCTGGGATCGCTCATGAAATCAATAACCCAATCGCTGCCATCCATGCTTCTGCTCAGAATTTAAAACAATCTCTATTTGATTCCGAATTGTCTTTATTCCAAAAAGAATTGAAGGATTTACTTCCTTCTTTAGAGAAACAGAAGTTATTTCTGAATTGTTTGGATGTATTAAAAACCCGTGTCGAAATGGTTTCTGGAAAGGAAAGGATGAGGCGGAGAAAAGAAATTGAATCCTGGCTGAAATCTAAAAGTATTCCTGAATCCTTTTCCTATCAGTTGATCGATTCAGGATTTGAATTACCCATTCTCGAAGAGTTCGAAATCCTGTTTCAAGATTCTGATGTTTTTGCCATAGTATCTTTGTTAGCTGAAGAGATCACTGTGTACCAGTCTTTAAGTATTATGCAATTGGCTGTCGAACGAGCAAGTAAAATGACCTTTGCCTTAAAAAACTTTGCTCGGTTTGAAGTTTCTTCAAGTCCCGTGAGAACAAATCTAGAGGAAAATATTGAAACAGTCATCACTCTCTATCAAAATCAGTTTAAGAAAAAAGTAACTTTAGTGAGAGAATACGCATCCATTCCTCTAATAGAAGGATATCCGGAAGAATTGTTACATCTGTGGACAAATTTGATTTATAATGGACTCCAAGCGATGACCTTCTTCGGAGAAATGAAAATTCGAACAGAAGTTTTCCAAGGAATGGTGCGAGTGACTGTGGAAGATTCTGGATCAGGGATCCCTTTTGATGTACAAAGCCGAATCTTCGAGCCTTTTTTTACGACCAAACCTTCGGGGGAAGGGAGTGGGCTTGGGCTCGATATTTGTAGAAAGATCGTGGAAAGGCACAATGGCCGGATCCACTTTGAAACAAGGCCTGGAAAAACTAAGTTTTTTGTGGACTTACCTTTTTTTCTAAAAACCTAA
- a CDS encoding phosphoglycerate kinase, with protein MKLPLLEEQNLKGKRVFVRVDFNVPVENGKATDKTRIEKTLPTLELLISKGAKIILGSHLGRPKGGPEAKYSMKPVFDVLSTLVKTKVSFSDSVIGTDVVKKSNELGDGEILLLENLRFHKEEEENEAGFCKELAKLADVYVNDAFGTAHRAHASTEGVAHLLPAFAGLLMRKEIEVLSGLLARPERPFVAIVGGSKVSSKFAILKNLLEKVDHLLIGGGMAYTFLKSRAVPVGKSLVEPDFESQAFQLIDRAGIQGVDLQIPIDHIIADNFDPNAKTKSVDKMGILDGWMGMDIGPKTIDNYIKAIKEAKTILWNGPMGVFEMDKFSKGTIEIAKAISKSKAKTVVGGGDSIAAVNKAGVADKITHISTGGGASLEFLEGRTLPGVECLLPKEGK; from the coding sequence ATGAAATTACCTCTTCTAGAAGAACAAAATCTAAAAGGAAAACGAGTTTTTGTTCGTGTGGACTTCAATGTCCCTGTCGAAAACGGCAAAGCCACGGACAAAACTCGAATTGAAAAAACCCTCCCGACTTTGGAGTTACTGATTTCCAAAGGGGCAAAGATCATTCTGGGAAGTCACTTAGGACGCCCGAAAGGTGGCCCTGAGGCAAAATACTCCATGAAACCGGTGTTTGATGTTCTTTCCACACTTGTCAAAACCAAAGTCAGTTTTTCTGACTCTGTGATTGGCACAGATGTTGTAAAGAAGTCCAATGAACTCGGCGATGGCGAAATTCTCCTTTTAGAAAACCTTCGTTTCCATAAGGAAGAAGAGGAAAACGAAGCCGGTTTCTGTAAGGAACTGGCTAAGCTTGCTGATGTCTATGTCAACGATGCCTTTGGAACGGCCCACAGAGCCCATGCCTCTACAGAAGGTGTGGCTCACTTACTTCCTGCGTTTGCGGGACTCCTCATGCGAAAGGAAATCGAGGTTCTCAGTGGCCTACTCGCAAGACCAGAGCGCCCTTTCGTAGCGATTGTTGGTGGTTCCAAAGTCAGTTCTAAATTTGCTATTTTAAAAAACCTTCTCGAGAAGGTAGACCACCTTCTCATTGGAGGAGGAATGGCTTATACCTTTCTCAAATCCAGAGCGGTTCCCGTGGGAAAATCCCTCGTAGAGCCAGACTTTGAATCCCAAGCCTTCCAACTGATTGACAGAGCGGGAATCCAAGGAGTTGACCTCCAAATTCCCATCGACCATATCATTGCTGATAATTTTGATCCCAATGCCAAAACAAAGTCGGTCGATAAAATGGGGATTTTGGATGGATGGATGGGAATGGACATTGGTCCTAAAACCATCGACAATTATATAAAAGCCATCAAAGAAGCCAAAACCATTCTTTGGAATGGACCGATGGGAGTGTTCGAAATGGATAAGTTCTCCAAAGGAACCATTGAGATTGCAAAGGCCATCAGTAAATCCAAAGCCAAAACCGTTGTTGGCGGTGGCGATTCCATTGCGGCTGTGAACAAAGCCGGTGTGGCAGACAAAATCACTCATATTTCTACTGGTGGAGGTGCTTCTTTAGAATTTTTAGAAGGACGAACACTACCAGGTGTGGAATGTTTACTCCCTAAGGAAGGAAAATAA
- the tpiA gene encoding triose-phosphate isomerase, with the protein MRKKIIAGNWKMNLTLAEGISIAKGLVSASTTSSYEVMVFPSALHLESISTIAKGSNLIVGAQNAYQSGLTAMTGEISPVQLAELGIQTVLVGHSERRQFLGETSEFDNAKILHFLKSGLRVVYCVGETWAEREKGNTFTVLEDQIKKGLKDITSDLFAKLVIAYEPVWAIGTGKVATPVEAEEAHAFIRKEIGNLFVGTSAIAEKIQILYGGSVKPDNIKELLAKPNIDGGLVGGASQKLDSFLGLLK; encoded by the coding sequence ATGAGAAAGAAAATCATTGCGGGAAACTGGAAAATGAATTTAACTTTGGCAGAAGGGATCTCCATCGCCAAAGGTCTCGTTTCTGCAAGTACTACCTCTTCTTATGAAGTGATGGTTTTCCCAAGTGCCTTACATTTGGAATCCATCTCTACAATTGCTAAGGGATCAAACCTCATAGTAGGAGCGCAAAACGCTTACCAGTCGGGCCTCACTGCCATGACTGGAGAGATCTCTCCTGTCCAACTCGCAGAACTTGGAATTCAGACAGTTCTTGTGGGTCACTCCGAAAGACGTCAGTTCCTCGGGGAAACCTCTGAGTTTGACAATGCAAAGATTTTGCATTTTTTAAAATCTGGTCTTCGTGTTGTATACTGCGTAGGAGAAACCTGGGCAGAACGCGAAAAAGGAAATACCTTTACTGTCTTAGAAGACCAAATCAAAAAAGGGTTAAAAGACATTACAAGTGATCTATTCGCAAAACTGGTAATTGCTTACGAACCTGTTTGGGCGATTGGGACGGGAAAGGTTGCCACTCCCGTCGAAGCAGAAGAAGCACATGCCTTTATCCGTAAAGAAATTGGTAATTTATTTGTGGGTACAAGTGCCATTGCTGAAAAAATTCAAATTCTTTATGGTGGTTCTGTAAAACCAGATAACATTAAAGAATTACTCGCCAAACCAAATATAGACGGTGGCCTCGTAGGAGGAGCCAGTCAAAAATTGGATTCATTTTTAGGACTTTTAAAATAA
- a CDS encoding LIC_12096 family protein → MELLPKYRLLLLLNLFFLSVGLSAETGTSEKENRLDKEILSLYRDIAKARDLLSYETLTSLPANTTISFIGTYPNRTGIRIRKYKVDPDPQNKNRIKHSEEKSILLEFNGSVLSKVEVLVVTEDTEIEQKTKTKISDTSPLDESLNDMVISFSGIDGSDSFPLSSLRNDEIKQERNDFKKDFYIKFLLDFHSQLASITALQKTGGNKSQKSMFKQLNQSLGY, encoded by the coding sequence ATGGAACTACTCCCGAAGTACCGGCTCCTACTACTCCTTAATTTATTCTTCTTGAGTGTTGGTCTCTCCGCTGAGACCGGCACTTCCGAAAAAGAAAATAGATTAGATAAGGAAATCCTTAGTCTTTACCGAGATATCGCTAAAGCTAGGGATCTTTTGTCTTACGAAACCCTAACATCTCTTCCTGCCAACACAACGATCAGCTTCATTGGAACCTATCCCAATAGAACTGGGATTCGGATTCGAAAGTACAAAGTGGATCCAGACCCGCAGAACAAAAACCGAATCAAACATTCAGAAGAAAAATCCATTCTTTTAGAATTCAACGGGTCAGTTCTTTCTAAAGTGGAAGTTTTAGTGGTCACTGAAGATACCGAAATCGAACAAAAAACAAAAACCAAAATCTCTGATACCTCACCCTTAGATGAATCCTTAAACGATATGGTGATTAGTTTTTCTGGAATCGATGGATCAGATAGTTTTCCACTTTCATCTCTTCGTAATGATGAAATTAAACAGGAAAGAAACGATTTTAAAAAAGATTTTTATATCAAATTTCTATTGGACTTTCATAGCCAGTTGGCATCAATCACTGCCTTACAAAAAACTGGTGGCAACAAAAGTCAAAAATCTATGTTCAAACAATTAAACCAATCCTTGGGATACTGA